The DNA sequence GCGTAGAGACCGCCTCAAGTCGTCTTAACCTGACTCAGGCCTTCAACGCCCTGGGTACCACGGTTGCGCCATATTTTGGCGCCGTGTTGATCCTCTCTGTAGCCGTTGAAGCTAGCGAGACCCTGACTCAGGCACAGGCCGAGGCGGAAGTGGTTAAATTGCCTTATCTTATTTTGGCCACTGCATTAGGCGTCCTGGCGCTGGTATTTGCCAAACTGGATCTGCCGCAGATCAAAGAACATTGTCAGAGCGGCGAGCAGGGCGAGGTGGTGCACAATGGCAAGACCAGCGCACTGCAATCACTCCATCTGGTGCTCGGCGCCGTGGGGATCTTCGTCTACGTGGGTGCTGAAGTGTCTATCGGCAGCTTCCTGGTTAACTTCCTGGCCCAGGATGACATTGCCGGGCTAAGTGAGGCCAGCGCCGCGAGTTACATCACCTATTACTGGGGCGGGGCCATGGTAGGTCGTTTCATCGGTAGTGCCGTGATGCAGAAGGTGCCTGCCGGTACTGTGCTCGGTTTCAACGCCTTAATGGCGGCTCTACTGGTTGCATTGGCGATGACCAGCACTGGCACCGTGGCCATGTGGGCAATTCTGGCGGTTGGCCTGTTCAACTCCATCATGTTCCCGACCATCTTCAGCCTGGCGCTGCGGGATCTCGGCCCTCACACCTCACAAGGTTCGGGTGTACTCTGCTTGGCCATCGTTGGCGGCGCGATCCTACCTTTGCTGCAGGGTGTACTGGCGGATAACATAGGTATTCAGCATGCCTTCTTCCTACCGATCATCTGTTATCTGTTCATTATGTTCTATGGCGTGAAGGGGTCTAAGCTCTAAGGGCTATGCTCTAAGGCTTGGGTCTTTAAACCTATAATTCAGAGGCAAGCAGCAATGCTTGCCTTTTTTATTGCCATAATCGCCGCTATCGCTTGCCTATTAGGGGCTTAACTCCTATGATCGCCAGCGATTTTTATTATCTAGGCTCAACTATGTTAAATGCGTCGCTATCTCCAAGTTCAACCGAATTAGTTATCAATGTGCTGGCCATGGTGCTCGAAGAAGGCAAACCGCTGGACAGAGCCTATTCACATCATTTCTCTGGACTCAAGTTAGCGCCGTCAGAGCAGGCGCGTATCACCTATGTCACGGGTGATCTGCTGCGCCGCCTCAACTTCTACTGCTATCTGGCGGATATCTCAACCGATGAGATTGCTCGTATGGGATCACGCCTGCTCAATGCCTGGCACATGGCGAACGAGCTGCCGATCCCTAAGTTGCAGTACACCCTGGCGATCGAAGAAGATGATTTTTATCAGCGCCTGGAAGCGGCCAAGCAGCAAGCGGCACTGTTCGATGGTTGCCCCGAATGGCTCGATACCTTAGGCCAGGAGCAGTTAGGCGATGATTGGGCCAAGGAGCGCGCCGCGCTGGCACAGGCACCAAAGCGTTATCTGCGCGTTAACCCGCTTAAGACTAATAGCGAAGATCTCGCCAAGCGTCTTGCCAAGGAAGG is a window from the Shewanella loihica PV-4 genome containing:
- a CDS encoding sugar MFS transporter, with amino-acid sequence MAMMQQSSTATGVGGEQENYRFALVSLTSLFFMWGFITCLNDILIPHLKAAFSLNYAEAMLIQFCFFGAYFLVSMPAGKLVKALGYQKGIVTGLLIAALGCALFYPAAALATYGLFLGALFVLASGITILQVAANPYVNALGSVETASSRLNLTQAFNALGTTVAPYFGAVLILSVAVEASETLTQAQAEAEVVKLPYLILATALGVLALVFAKLDLPQIKEHCQSGEQGEVVHNGKTSALQSLHLVLGAVGIFVYVGAEVSIGSFLVNFLAQDDIAGLSEASAASYITYYWGGAMVGRFIGSAVMQKVPAGTVLGFNALMAALLVALAMTSTGTVAMWAILAVGLFNSIMFPTIFSLALRDLGPHTSQGSGVLCLAIVGGAILPLLQGVLADNIGIQHAFFLPIICYLFIMFYGVKGSKL